A single Cucumis melo cultivar AY chromosome 4, USDA_Cmelo_AY_1.0, whole genome shotgun sequence DNA region contains:
- the LOC103490078 gene encoding putative pectinesterase 52, translating into MIPPDKSCIFLDGSGFRVTEIQWNDHATTATSPTFTSYAQNLVVQGITFRNTYNALGSVTRREDIKPAIAALIQGDKAIFHKCGFIGLQDTLWDGPGRHLFTQCYIEGVIDVISGFGQSIYKECVINIPINAYAPLLNEGFITAQGKENPSESSGFVFIRCIVKGSGKVFLGRAYRPFSTVIFHLCFLPSCIDPAGWNSWQQVGHESNLTYSETRCIGPGADTSSRVPWLKRLDVYQIRRFTDISYIDPQGYWTSRLPVLS; encoded by the exons ATGATACCCCCAGACAAATCATGCATATTTCTAGATGGAAGTGGGTTTAGAGTGACTGAAATTCAATGGAATGACCATGCAACAACAGCTACTAGTCCCACCTTTACTTCTTATGCACAAAACCTTGTAGTACAAGGCATCACTTTtagg AATACTTATAATGCACTTGGAAGTGTGACTAGACGTGAAGATATAAAACCAGCAATTGCAGCTCTAATCCAAGGAGACAAAGCGATATTTCATAAATGTGGTTTCATTGGTTTGCAAGATACTTTGTGGGATGGTCCTGGCCGTCATCTATTCACTCAGTGCTACATTGAAGGTGTCATTGATGTCATTTCTGGTTTCGGTCAGTCTATCTATAAG GAATGTGTGATAAACATACCAATCAATGCGTATGCTCCATTGCTAAATGAAGGTTTTATAACAGCTCAAGGAAAGGAGAATCCAAGTGAAAGCAGCGGATTCGTATTCATTAGATGCATAGTGAAGGGAAGTGGGAAGGTTTTTCTTGGAAGGGCTTATAGACCTTTCTCCACTGTCATTTTCCATCTCTGTTTTCTACCTTCTTGCATTGACCCTGCTGGTTGGAATTCTTGGCAACAAGTTGGCCATGa GAGTAATCTGACGTATTCAGAGACTCGTTGTATTGGACCAGGAGCAGATACTTCAAGCCGTGTGCCTTGGCTTAAGAGATTGGATGTATATCAAATCAGACGATTTACAGATATTTCTTATATTGATCCACAAGGTTATTGGACTTCAAGGCTTCCCGTTTTATCCTAA